The following are encoded in a window of Halosimplex halophilum genomic DNA:
- a CDS encoding nicotinate phosphoribosyltransferase, translating into MTDESGFDIVPPEAIREGRATDAYFDRTVETLEHADRNPRVVAEVTADQFPTGGWELLAGVKDAAQLFEGRDVDVDAIREGRLFDGGPVMRIEGPYLEFCRLETALLGFLSHATGVATAALEARRAAPDSTVLSFGSRHVHPSIGAMVERSALLGGLDGFSNVAAGEVIGREAGGTMPHALLICFGRGEQEAAWRAFDEAVGPDVPRVALVDTYSDEVDEAVRAAEAVDALDSVRLDTTSSRRGDFEHIVREVRWTLDAEGFEDVGIFVSGGLGPRQLRELREHVAGFGVGSHVSNADPTDFALDIVEVDGELAAKRGKLTGTKEVYRTDDGGHHVQLADADAPADGEALLEPLVRGGEVVREFDLDAAAERAVADADAVGFDAPDGE; encoded by the coding sequence ATGACCGACGAGTCGGGCTTCGACATCGTCCCCCCGGAGGCCATCAGGGAGGGGCGGGCCACGGACGCCTACTTCGACCGGACGGTCGAGACGCTGGAACACGCCGACCGAAACCCGCGCGTCGTCGCCGAGGTGACCGCCGACCAGTTCCCCACCGGCGGGTGGGAGCTGCTCGCCGGCGTCAAGGACGCCGCCCAACTCTTCGAGGGCCGCGACGTGGACGTGGACGCGATCCGCGAGGGCCGCCTGTTCGACGGCGGACCAGTCATGCGCATCGAGGGCCCGTACCTGGAGTTCTGCCGGCTGGAGACCGCGCTGCTGGGCTTTCTCTCGCACGCGACCGGCGTCGCGACCGCGGCGCTGGAGGCCCGCCGCGCCGCGCCCGACTCGACCGTTCTGAGCTTCGGCTCGCGACACGTCCACCCCTCGATCGGCGCGATGGTCGAGCGGTCGGCGCTACTCGGGGGGCTCGACGGCTTCTCGAACGTCGCCGCGGGCGAGGTGATCGGCCGCGAGGCCGGCGGGACGATGCCCCACGCGTTGCTCATCTGCTTCGGCCGCGGCGAGCAGGAGGCCGCCTGGCGGGCCTTCGACGAGGCCGTGGGGCCGGACGTACCCCGGGTCGCCCTGGTCGACACCTACAGCGACGAGGTCGACGAGGCGGTGCGGGCCGCCGAGGCCGTCGACGCGCTCGACTCGGTGCGGCTCGACACCACCTCCTCGCGGCGGGGCGACTTCGAGCACATCGTCCGGGAGGTGCGCTGGACGCTCGACGCCGAGGGGTTCGAGGACGTGGGCATCTTCGTCAGCGGCGGGCTCGGCCCCCGACAGCTGCGCGAGTTGCGCGAGCACGTCGCGGGCTTCGGCGTCGGCAGCCACGTCAGCAACGCCGACCCGACGGACTTCGCGCTCGACATCGTCGAGGTGGACGGCGAACTCGCCGCCAAGCGCGGGAAGCTCACCGGGACGAAGGAAGTGTACCGCACCGACGACGGCGGCCACCACGTCCAGCTGGCCGACGCCGACGCGCCCGCCGACGGCGAGGCGCTGCTCGAACCGCTCGTCCGCGGCGGTGAGGTGGTCCGGGAGTTCGACCTCGACGCCGCGGCCGAGCGGGCCGTCGCCGACGCCGACGCCGTCGGGTTCGACGCGCCCGACGGCGAGTAG
- a CDS encoding DUF373 family protein, whose protein sequence is MTTLVVCIDRAGDLVAGTDPPVVGRDAVESLVVDVGVEDPEDSQVNCLLEALRVSRDLSDGGEETLVAVLAGTDDTVGADRAIARQVERLIDDHGPDSAVVVVDSAEDERLVPIVESRLTVDAVDRVVVRQARDIESTYYLLKQFLADEELRKTVLVPIGVALIAYPVLWWAATPAVATGAIVAVVGLFLLYKGLGIDAYLAALPGQVQQALYSGQVALVTYVVAAGLSLVGVFAGAISVSELGSEGTLILASRFAFDAIPWLTGAALAASTGRLLDELIRREGVRSAYLNLPFGAVAVGLVVRGFSAYFLELADVFEPFRVRAFEAGPVAFEGATLEPPGTRLALFILAGVLVSLAGVRFAAYFSGTTVEQEFAHGREGGD, encoded by the coding sequence GTGACAACCCTGGTCGTCTGTATCGACCGCGCGGGCGACCTCGTGGCCGGGACGGACCCGCCGGTCGTGGGTCGGGACGCCGTCGAGTCGCTCGTCGTCGACGTGGGGGTCGAGGACCCGGAGGACAGCCAGGTGAACTGTCTTCTCGAAGCGCTCCGCGTCTCCCGCGACCTGTCCGACGGCGGCGAGGAGACGCTCGTCGCGGTGCTGGCAGGGACCGACGACACCGTCGGCGCCGACCGCGCCATCGCCCGCCAGGTCGAACGGCTCATCGACGACCACGGCCCCGACTCGGCCGTGGTCGTCGTCGACAGCGCCGAGGACGAGCGGCTCGTCCCCATCGTCGAGTCGCGGCTCACCGTCGACGCCGTCGACCGCGTCGTCGTCCGCCAGGCCCGTGACATCGAGTCGACCTACTACCTGCTCAAGCAGTTCCTCGCCGACGAGGAACTGCGCAAGACCGTCCTCGTCCCCATCGGCGTCGCGCTCATCGCCTACCCGGTCCTCTGGTGGGCGGCCACCCCCGCCGTCGCCACCGGCGCCATCGTCGCCGTCGTCGGCCTCTTTCTCCTCTACAAGGGCCTGGGCATCGACGCCTACCTCGCCGCCCTGCCCGGCCAGGTCCAGCAGGCGCTCTACTCGGGCCAGGTCGCCCTGGTCACCTACGTCGTCGCCGCCGGCCTCTCGCTGGTTGGCGTGTTCGCCGGCGCCATCAGCGTCTCCGAGCTCGGCTCGGAGGGCACGCTCATCCTCGCCAGCCGCTTCGCCTTCGACGCCATCCCCTGGCTGACCGGCGCCGCGCTGGCCGCCAGCACCGGCCGCCTGCTCGACGAACTCATCCGCCGCGAGGGGGTCCGCAGCGCCTACCTCAACCTCCCGTTCGGCGCCGTCGCCGTCGGCCTCGTCGTCCGCGGGTTCTCCGCGTACTTCCTCGAACTCGCCGACGTGTTCGAGCCGTTCCGCGTCCGGGCGTTCGAGGCCGGCCCCGTCGCCTTCGAGGGCGCCACGCTCGAACCCCCCGGGACCAGGCTCGCGCTGTTCATCCTCGCCGGCGTCCTCGTGAGCCTCGCGGGCGTCCGGTTCGCCGCGTACTTCAGCGGGACCACCGTCGAACAGGAGTTCGCCCACGGCCGCGAGGGCGGGGACTAG
- a CDS encoding SDR family oxidoreductase, producing the protein MTKTALITGCSSGIGRATAVDFLRREWTVYATARDTDDVADLAEAGCETAELDVTSDADVERVVDRILEETGRIDCLVNNAGYAQYGPVEDVPVDALHDQFDVNVYGPQRLTRAVLPNMRERGTGTVVNVSSVQGRIATAGSGAYSGSKFALEAMSDALRQEVDDKGVDVVLVEPGPVATQFGDRADDEVDRLDRSAGYGDLYALFEDTDVLASGNDFGVHPSEVAAVIADAACASDPDARYPVGTLATAMIATRHLPDRWRDAGYRLVRWVLS; encoded by the coding sequence ATGACGAAGACGGCGCTGATAACCGGTTGCTCGTCGGGGATCGGGCGGGCGACCGCCGTCGACTTCCTGCGGCGGGAGTGGACGGTGTACGCGACGGCCCGGGACACCGACGACGTGGCCGACCTCGCGGAAGCGGGGTGCGAGACGGCCGAACTCGACGTGACGAGCGACGCCGACGTCGAGCGGGTCGTCGACCGGATCCTCGAGGAGACGGGGCGCATCGACTGCCTGGTCAACAACGCGGGCTACGCTCAGTACGGCCCGGTGGAGGACGTGCCCGTCGACGCGCTGCACGACCAGTTCGACGTGAACGTCTACGGGCCCCAGCGGCTCACGAGGGCCGTGCTCCCGAACATGCGCGAGCGGGGGACGGGGACGGTCGTCAACGTCTCCAGCGTCCAGGGGCGGATCGCCACCGCCGGCTCTGGCGCCTACAGCGGGTCGAAGTTCGCCCTGGAGGCGATGAGCGACGCGCTCCGCCAGGAGGTCGACGACAAGGGGGTCGACGTGGTGCTGGTCGAACCCGGCCCCGTCGCCACCCAGTTCGGCGACCGCGCCGACGACGAGGTCGACCGCCTCGACCGCTCGGCGGGCTACGGCGACCTGTACGCCCTCTTCGAGGACACGGATGTCCTCGCCAGCGGGAACGACTTCGGCGTCCACCCCTCGGAGGTGGCGGCGGTGATCGCCGACGCGGCCTGCGCCTCCGACCCCGACGCCCGCTACCCCGTCGGCACGCTCGCGACCGCGATGATCGCGACGCGGCACCTCCCCGACCGGTGGCGCGACGCCGGCTACCGGCTGGTGCGGTGGGTGCTGTCCTGA
- a CDS encoding DJ-1/PfpI family protein produces the protein MTDSLGILAFEGFEELDAVGPYEVFQQARAAGADWTVELLATAETDRVAAAYDLRIEPDGVLSPDADLDYLVVPGGGWNDGDERGARALARDERILDALRTLHEGGTTLLSVCTGAMVLSAAGLLDGRPAVTHRSALDELRGTDAEVVDARVVDDGDVVTAGGITAGIDAALWLVEREWGVGVAAAVAETMEYERSTDVYRA, from the coding sequence ATGACCGATTCCCTGGGAATCCTCGCCTTCGAGGGGTTCGAGGAACTCGACGCCGTCGGCCCCTACGAGGTGTTCCAGCAGGCGCGAGCCGCGGGCGCCGACTGGACGGTCGAGTTGCTCGCGACCGCCGAGACCGACCGCGTCGCCGCCGCCTACGACCTCCGGATCGAACCGGACGGCGTCCTCTCGCCCGACGCGGACCTGGACTACCTGGTCGTCCCCGGCGGCGGCTGGAACGACGGCGACGAGCGAGGTGCCCGGGCGCTCGCCCGCGACGAACGAATCCTCGACGCGCTGCGGACGCTCCACGAGGGCGGGACGACCCTCCTCTCGGTCTGCACCGGCGCGATGGTCCTGTCGGCCGCCGGGCTACTCGACGGCCGACCCGCGGTCACCCACCGGAGCGCCCTCGACGAGTTACGCGGGACCGACGCCGAGGTGGTCGACGCCCGCGTCGTCGACGACGGCGACGTCGTGACCGCCGGCGGCATCACGGCCGGCATCGACGCCGCGCTGTGGCTGGTCGAGCGCGAGTGGGGCGTGGGCGTCGCGGCCGCCGTCGCCGAGACGATGGAGTACGAGCGCAGTACGGACGTGTATCGAGCCTGA
- a CDS encoding ArsA family ATPase: MSEIDVEAVEDIDEEAVPTGVDAPEYVLYGGKGGVGKTTMAAATALASARDGTATLVVSTDPAHSLSDTLETEIPAEPAQIREDVPLYAAEIDPEAALEDGPFAEGGGGMGGAGGALGGLGEVLGGAGEEMVDPLGGSMPGADEAAAIRLLIRYMDDPRFDRVVVDTAPTGHTLRLLELPDVMDSMLGKVLAMRERMGGMMENLGGMFGGDDEEVDPEEGLDDLRVLSVRIEQLRDVLQDPAQTDFRVVMVPEELSVLESERLLGRLDEFDVPVGTVVVNRVMQDLADVADVDADWFVSPDLEDCEFCQRRWDVQRDALARSQEVFRGHDVRRVPLFAEEVQGERTLRVVAACLEE, translated from the coding sequence ATGAGCGAGATCGACGTGGAGGCGGTCGAGGACATCGACGAGGAGGCGGTCCCGACGGGGGTCGACGCGCCGGAGTACGTCCTCTACGGGGGCAAGGGCGGCGTCGGGAAGACGACGATGGCCGCCGCGACGGCGCTGGCCAGCGCCCGCGACGGCACCGCGACGCTCGTCGTCTCCACCGACCCGGCCCACTCGCTGTCGGACACCCTCGAAACCGAGATCCCGGCCGAGCCGGCCCAGATCCGGGAGGACGTGCCACTCTACGCGGCGGAGATCGACCCCGAGGCCGCGCTGGAGGACGGTCCCTTCGCGGAGGGCGGCGGCGGGATGGGCGGCGCCGGTGGGGCGCTCGGCGGCCTGGGCGAGGTGCTCGGCGGTGCGGGCGAGGAGATGGTCGACCCGCTGGGCGGGTCGATGCCCGGCGCCGACGAGGCCGCCGCCATCAGGCTGCTCATCCGCTACATGGACGACCCGCGGTTCGACCGCGTCGTCGTCGACACCGCCCCGACCGGCCACACGCTGCGGCTGCTCGAACTCCCGGACGTGATGGACTCGATGCTCGGGAAAGTGCTCGCCATGCGCGAGCGGATGGGCGGGATGATGGAGAACCTCGGCGGGATGTTCGGCGGCGACGACGAGGAGGTCGACCCCGAGGAGGGGCTGGACGACCTGCGGGTGCTCTCCGTCCGCATCGAGCAACTGCGGGACGTGCTGCAGGACCCCGCACAGACGGACTTCCGCGTCGTGATGGTGCCCGAGGAGCTGTCGGTGCTCGAATCCGAGCGGCTGCTCGGCCGGCTCGACGAGTTCGACGTGCCCGTCGGGACGGTCGTCGTCAACCGGGTGATGCAGGATCTCGCGGACGTGGCCGACGTGGACGCCGACTGGTTCGTCTCCCCGGATCTGGAGGACTGCGAGTTCTGCCAGCGCCGCTGGGACGTGCAACGGGACGCGCTCGCGCGCTCCCAGGAGGTCTTCCGGGGCCACGACGTGCGCCGCGTCCCGCTGTTCGCCGAGGAGGTCCAGGGCGAGCGGACGCTGCGGGTCGTCGCCGCGTGTCTGGAGGAGTGA
- a CDS encoding DUF7563 family protein — protein sequence MPECQNCGSFVTEAYVRVFTPDGHTGPRVCPFCEDKLRDGAEVREARSSRS from the coding sequence ATGCCAGAGTGTCAGAACTGTGGGTCGTTCGTGACAGAGGCGTACGTGCGCGTATTCACGCCCGACGGTCACACCGGCCCCCGCGTCTGTCCGTTCTGCGAAGACAAACTCCGCGACGGTGCCGAGGTGCGCGAGGCTCGGTCGTCGCGGTCATAG
- a CDS encoding ATP-dependent DNA helicase, with amino-acid sequence MADDRAASDGGGDAGRSVDAASGSAAGSGDESEDGGAPDSAGPEEWSTGDPAETWREVFGFAEPYESQTDAIETAIEVGQRGGYFAMEGPCGTGKTMAALTAGATLVRTTRKYDRVLVVTPVKQQRLQFVEDLRTMNARLAADPDRPDPLDGVALVGKRDLCPYGREGAFPDDASTHDRCEDLRETTADLVEADRRSGDEPAADAALAADPEDVWWDPSLASDLVREARMDADTYRTFDSALETAGAESPYPRSQPSAPESMTAGDDEPLYCPFEADWFARNKGSPVDFSVGESRVVTADDYLPASVERGTCPHRAMGVMLEHADVIVGNYNHVFDPGSRPLVSAALDSSTFLVVDEAHRLEERVRDLLSDRVGRSTIKRARNDCNHLLSRARESRDRKQQVRDRLASHDVPLSALDQAREFYDDLLGWLDERVERYLDEEVERDWRVGDPTESVPERDVEVPLRDPEEPEPDELTRWAERQGYDGEVWRTLATVGAAVEDAIDGLGLARQPVCAAVGAVMGHWWERGHDRYLREIELEYAPKTGQAADAVDRDYQRVYTPGLVLFDCMPAESLKEIFDSLGGGVLMSATLSPLDVFTEVSGLESLREGDPNPGPTPDDGDHGRPVEAKSYPLRFPEENRASWTVDAEPFTARNRGNPAEMEPLGDGWNRTRDEYAHVLRSVARSPGNVLVAMPNYREAEWAGAYLDGAVDKPVLVDESSSNEATEQLKAEFFRGGGKVLVTSTRGTLTEGVDYDGEKLAAALVIGVPLVNVGSPRVRAVQRAYADEFGEDNAFAYALTVPAVRRARQAIGRVIRGTDEVGVRVFADRRYTAGAPRSVHEYLSPAEREEFVRMTAEFLDGQLDRFWEDRSQ; translated from the coding sequence ATGGCCGACGACCGGGCCGCGAGCGACGGCGGGGGGGACGCCGGGAGGAGTGTCGACGCCGCGAGCGGGTCCGCCGCCGGGAGCGGCGACGAGTCGGAAGACGGCGGCGCCCCGGACAGTGCCGGTCCCGAGGAGTGGTCGACGGGCGACCCCGCCGAGACCTGGCGGGAGGTGTTCGGCTTCGCCGAGCCCTACGAGAGCCAGACGGACGCGATCGAGACGGCGATCGAGGTGGGCCAGCGGGGCGGCTACTTCGCGATGGAGGGGCCCTGCGGCACCGGCAAGACGATGGCCGCGCTGACCGCGGGCGCGACGCTCGTCCGGACGACCCGCAAGTACGACCGCGTGCTGGTCGTCACGCCGGTCAAACAGCAGCGGCTCCAGTTCGTCGAGGACCTGCGGACGATGAACGCCCGCCTCGCCGCCGACCCCGACCGGCCCGACCCGCTGGACGGCGTCGCCCTCGTCGGGAAGCGCGACCTCTGTCCCTACGGCCGGGAGGGCGCGTTCCCCGACGACGCCTCGACCCACGACCGCTGCGAGGACCTCCGGGAGACCACCGCGGACCTCGTCGAGGCCGACCGCCGGTCGGGCGACGAACCAGCCGCCGACGCCGCGCTCGCCGCCGATCCCGAGGACGTGTGGTGGGACCCGAGCCTCGCGAGCGACCTCGTCCGGGAGGCCCGCATGGACGCCGACACCTACCGCACGTTCGACAGCGCGCTGGAGACGGCGGGCGCCGAGTCGCCCTACCCGCGGAGCCAGCCCAGCGCGCCCGAGTCGATGACCGCCGGCGACGACGAGCCGCTGTACTGCCCCTTCGAGGCGGACTGGTTCGCCCGCAACAAGGGCTCGCCCGTCGACTTCTCGGTGGGGGAGTCGCGAGTCGTGACGGCCGACGACTACCTGCCCGCCAGCGTCGAGCGGGGGACCTGTCCCCACCGGGCGATGGGCGTCATGCTCGAACACGCCGACGTGATAGTCGGCAACTACAACCACGTCTTCGACCCCGGATCGCGCCCGCTCGTCTCCGCGGCGCTGGACTCCTCGACCTTCCTCGTCGTCGACGAGGCCCACCGGCTGGAGGAGCGGGTCCGCGACCTGCTCTCCGACCGCGTGGGCCGCTCGACGATCAAGCGGGCGCGCAACGACTGCAACCACCTCCTCTCGCGGGCGCGGGAGAGCCGGGACAGGAAACAGCAGGTCCGGGACCGCCTCGCGAGCCACGACGTGCCCCTGTCGGCACTCGACCAGGCGAGGGAGTTCTACGACGACCTGCTGGGGTGGCTCGACGAGCGCGTCGAGCGCTACCTCGACGAGGAGGTCGAGCGGGACTGGCGCGTCGGCGACCCGACGGAGAGCGTCCCCGAGCGGGACGTGGAGGTGCCGCTGCGGGACCCCGAGGAGCCCGAACCGGACGAACTCACCCGCTGGGCCGAGCGGCAGGGTTACGACGGCGAGGTGTGGCGGACCCTGGCGACCGTCGGCGCCGCCGTCGAGGACGCCATCGACGGCCTCGGGCTGGCTCGCCAGCCGGTCTGCGCCGCCGTCGGCGCCGTGATGGGCCACTGGTGGGAGCGGGGCCACGACCGCTACCTCCGGGAGATCGAACTGGAGTACGCCCCGAAGACGGGGCAGGCCGCCGACGCCGTAGACAGGGACTACCAGCGCGTCTACACGCCCGGGCTGGTCCTGTTCGACTGCATGCCCGCCGAGTCGCTGAAGGAGATCTTCGACTCGCTGGGCGGGGGCGTGCTGATGAGCGCCACGCTCTCGCCGCTCGACGTGTTCACCGAGGTCTCTGGCCTCGAATCACTGCGCGAGGGCGACCCGAACCCCGGCCCGACGCCGGACGACGGCGACCACGGGCGGCCGGTCGAGGCGAAGAGCTACCCGCTGCGGTTCCCGGAGGAGAACCGCGCGAGCTGGACGGTCGACGCCGAGCCGTTCACCGCCCGGAACCGCGGGAACCCGGCGGAGATGGAGCCGCTGGGCGACGGCTGGAACCGCACCCGCGACGAGTACGCCCACGTCCTCCGGTCGGTCGCCCGCTCGCCGGGGAACGTCCTCGTCGCGATGCCCAACTACCGGGAGGCCGAGTGGGCCGGCGCCTACCTCGACGGCGCCGTCGACAAACCCGTCCTCGTCGACGAGAGTTCGAGCAACGAGGCCACCGAACAGTTGAAGGCCGAGTTCTTCCGCGGCGGCGGGAAGGTGCTGGTCACGAGCACCCGCGGGACGCTCACCGAGGGCGTCGACTACGACGGCGAGAAGCTGGCGGCGGCGCTGGTGATCGGCGTCCCCCTCGTCAACGTCGGCTCGCCCCGCGTGCGGGCGGTCCAGCGGGCATACGCCGACGAGTTCGGCGAGGACAACGCCTTCGCGTACGCGCTGACGGTCCCGGCGGTCCGGCGGGCCCGCCAGGCCATCGGCCGCGTCATCCGCGGGACCGACGAGGTGGGCGTCCGCGTGTTCGCCGACCGCCGGTACACGGCGGGCGCCCCCCGCTCGGTCCACGAGTACCTCTCGCCGGCCGAGCGCGAGGAGTTCGTCCGCATGACCGCGGAGTTCCTCGACGGCCAGCTCGACCGGTTCTGGGAAGATCGGTCGCAGTGA